GATGAAGCAGGCCAACGTGCCGGCGGTGAGCCGTTTCGTCGACACGAGCACGGTCGAGGGCTACTTCGAGAACGAGGCCCACCGCACGGTCGTCAGCCAGCGCGCGCTGCAGGCGCACACCGACCCGCTGCTCGGCTGGACCACCGTCGACGGAGTGGGCTACGTGGTGGCCGAGGTCTCGCCGTACGAGAGCGACCTGGAGTGGGCCGACCTCACCGAGCCCGACGAGATCGGCCCGGTCGTCGAGCAGCTCGGGCGGGCGACGGCCAAGATCCACTGCGCCTCCGACGACGACAGCGACCAGGACCTGGTCGACTTCTCCGTCGAGGAGGAGATCGCCTCCTCCCTGGAGGGGAAGCGCAAGGCGTTCACCGAGGCGCTGGTCGACTTCGGCCTGGAGTACGCCGTCCGCGTGCGCCGCGACCACGCGCTGTTCGTGGAGGCGTTCCGCAGCGGGCGGATCGGCGTCGCGGCGACCTGACGGTCAGGCCTCCGTGCACGGCAGGAGGGCGGGGAGCTCGAACCAGACGGTCGTCCCTCCGCCCGGCGACGCCTCGGCGCCGAGCCGGCCGCCGTGCGCCTCGACGATGCGCGCGACCCTCGCCAGGCCGACCCCCTCGCCGCGGCTCACCGACGCGAGCCGGGTCGCGGTGTCGAAGAGGGTCGCCCGCGCCTCGGCGGGGATCCCGACGCCGTTGTCCGTGACCGAGACGCGCCAGGCGTCTCCACCGTCGGTGGGCGTGGCCCACACCGCCACGCGCGGGGGGACGCCGGGCCGGGCGGCCCGGACGGCGTTGGTCACCAGCTCGAGGAGCACGCGGTGGACCTGGCCGGCGTCGGCCGCGACCATCGGCAGCTCGCCCGCGGCCAGGCTGCCGCCGGCGGTCTGGACGACCAGGGACGTGTCGCGGGCGACGAGGTCGAAGACGTCACCGAGGTCGACCGGTGCCGGTTCGACGGTGCGGCCCACCTTGCTGAGCGTGAGCAGCCGGTCGACCACGTCGTTGAGCCGACGCGTCGAGCGATGTGCGCTGTTGAGGACGCGGCGGCGGGAGGGGTCGGCGTCCGGCTCGGTCTCGGCGAGCAGCTCGAGGCTGGTGAGCACGGCCATCAACGGGGTGCGCAGCTCGCGGGCGATCTGGGAGGACAGGTCGAGCAGCTCGTCAGGTCCGGCGTGGTGCGGGAGCGGCCGGTCGGCCTCGCGCCGCAGGTGGAGCTCGATGATGTTGCTGACGTCGGCCGCCACGGCGGTGAGGGCGCGCAGCTGCGACTCGGTGAGCTCGCGGGGCTCCAGGTCGAAGACGCACAGGCGGCCCACCATGGTGCCGTCGGGGTCGACCACCGGAGCCGAGGCGTAGAAGCCGAGGCTCATGAACCGCCCGTCGACGTAGGGGCTGGCGTCGAAGCGCCCGTCCCTCCTCACGTCGGCGACGTGCACGGTCTCCCGGGTGTCCATCACCTGCACGCACAGAGTGTCCTGCGCGTCGCAGACCAGCGGCGCGATGCCGGCGGTGGTGGTGAGGTGGTAGTCGCTGCCCTCGAAGATCGCCAGCGCCGCCAAGGGCACGTCGCACAGGTCCTGGACGAGGTCGACCAGCGTCTGCAGCTGGTCGTCATCGGCCCGGCTCAGCGCCCACAGGGCCCGCAGCCCGGGGTGCGGCGACGCCGGGTCCGGGTGCGAGGCGGGCGCGAGCGCGTCCGGCGCCCTCACGGCGTACGACGGGTTGAGCGCGATGGCGTGCTCGGACAAAGGTTCCCCCCAGGGACGTGCGTGTGCCTGCGGTCCATGAGAGCACCCGGGTGACCAGGCCCACCAGGACCCGTTCGGGGGGTTTCGTCCCGGTTGTCCCCTGGTCGGGAGGTGGCCGTCCGGCTCGTAGGATGGACTCCCGTGGCTCTCACCATCGGGATCGTCGGTCTCCCCAACGCCGGCAAGTCGACCCTCTTCAACGCGCTGACGCGCAACGACGTGCTCGCGGCGAACTACCCGTTCGCGACGATCGAGCCCAACGTCGGCGTCGTGGGTGTGCCCGACGAGCGGCTGGGGGTCCTCGCCAAGCTC
This genomic window from Nocardioides marmoribigeumensis contains:
- a CDS encoding GAF domain-containing sensor histidine kinase is translated as MSEHAIALNPSYAVRAPDALAPASHPDPASPHPGLRALWALSRADDDQLQTLVDLVQDLCDVPLAALAIFEGSDYHLTTTAGIAPLVCDAQDTLCVQVMDTRETVHVADVRRDGRFDASPYVDGRFMSLGFYASAPVVDPDGTMVGRLCVFDLEPRELTESQLRALTAVAADVSNIIELHLRREADRPLPHHAGPDELLDLSSQIARELRTPLMAVLTSLELLAETEPDADPSRRRVLNSAHRSTRRLNDVVDRLLTLSKVGRTVEPAPVDLGDVFDLVARDTSLVVQTAGGSLAAGELPMVAADAGQVHRVLLELVTNAVRAARPGVPPRVAVWATPTDGGDAWRVSVTDNGVGIPAEARATLFDTATRLASVSRGEGVGLARVARIVEAHGGRLGAEASPGGGTTVWFELPALLPCTEA